AAGATAATAAATTTTTGCTACCGGCTCCAACAATTTTATATCTATAAGTAGTTGATTACGTTGTTCAAAAAGCGCAACTTGTTTTTTATAATCTTGCTTTGTACCTGAATCATCTTCATCATATTGTTCTGATTTATTTCTTTTTTCAATCTCTTCATAACTTGGTGCAGTCATAGCAGGACCGTACCATGTTTGTATATCTTGCGTAATTTGATCAGGAAAAATATAATCTTGTTTATTATCAGAAGAAGATTCGTCTGGAGATATTTCTGTCTCAGAATAATCGCTTCCAATAGCCAATATATTTGAACTTAAAAATATTGAAAATATAAAAATTTTTAATATTTTATTTAAAAAATTATTCATATTAAACTCCAAATGTTCAAATTAAATTCCCCAAATAATCTATAATTTTATATTAAATATTACTATTTGCAAATACATAAACCATAATACTAAACTTTTATGTGTTTTTCACAAAAAACAGAGTTTTTATAATAAAAACATTGGAAAATCAATAAATTTCACGTTTTTTACAAATAATCTTTAAGATATTTGGCCGTATAACCATTTTGCGATTCAACAACCTCTTCAGGGGTTCCAAATGCAACAACTTTGCCACCATCAGCACCGCCTTCAGGTCCAATATCTATCAAATAATCGACAGATTTTAAAACATCAAGATTATGTTCAATAACAAGAACCGTATTTCCACGATCTACAAGTTTATTTAAAACCAAAAGAAGTTTTTCAACATCACAGCTATGCAAACCGGTTGTAGGTTCATCCAAGATATAAAGAGTATTTGTGCCTCTTTTTGAAAGTTCATTCACAAGTTTTATTCGCTGTGCCTCTCCGCCGGAAAGTGTTGTTGAAGATTGTCCCAATTTTATATAATCAAGACCAACTTGCTGCAATAAATCCAAGCGTTTGTAGATTCTTGGAAAAGTTTTAAAAAATTCCAACGCTTCAAGAACGGACATATCAAGAATTTGGGCAATATTTTTATTTTTAAATTTTATTTCCAATGTTTGCTGATTATATCGTTGTCCCTTACAGCTTTTACATATAACGACAACATCTTCTAAAAAATGCATGGGAATTTTTAATATTCCATCTCCGTCACATTCAAAACAACGGCCTTCTTTAACATTAAAGCTAAATCTGCCGACTTTATAACCCCTGGCATTACTTTCCGGTAAATTTGCAAAAATATCTCTAATCTCATCAAAAATTCCCAAATATGTTGCAGGATTTGATCGTGGAGTTCTTCCAATTGGACTTTGATCCACCATTACCATATTCGATAAATTTTCCACTCCTGTTAATTCTTCAATATATGGATTTACAGCCCAACCATTTGTGAAAAAATTTCTAAGTGCTGATGCTAAAGAATGTATTACAAGACTACTTTTTCCGGATCCGGAAACGCCTGAAACTGCAGCAAAAACACGAAGCGGAATATCTACGTTAATATTTTTTAAATTATTGGCCGTAACATTTTTTAGTTTTAAAAAATCTTTGGGCTCTCTTCTATTTTTAGGTACATTAATTTTTCTAATTCCTGAAATATATGCGCCGGTAAGTGAATTTTTATTTATCGAAACTTCTTTTGGCGTACCAAATGCCGTCACGAAACCTCCTAAAATACCCGCTTGAGGCCCCATATCAATTAAATAGTCGGCAGATTGTATTGTGTCCATATCATGCTCGACAACTAAAACCGTATTACCCTGATCTCTTAATTTTTTTAGAGTTTCGATTAATTTGTCATTATCTCTTTGATGTAGCCCAATACTTGGTTCATCCAAAATATAAATCACACCGCTCAAACTTGAACCTATTTGTGTAGCAAGGCGAATTCGTTGTCCCTCACCTCCCGATAAAGTTCTGGCAGTTCTACCCAATGTTAAATATGATAGTCCAACATCGTTTAAAAATTTTAATCTTGATATAATTTCTTTTAACAATGGTGCAGCTATTTCAGCTTGATCTTCATGTAAATTTAATTTACTAAAAAAATCTAACCCGTCTTTTATGGATAAGAGTGTTAAATCGTAAATATTTTTATTATCAATAAATACGGAAAGCGCCTCATCGTTCAATCTTTTACCATTACAAAAAGTACACTTTAATTCTTTAGCATACTTTCCAAAATAATCAGGATATTTGGTTTTCCAGTGCTCATCATCACCCTCTTGCCATGGCCATTCTTGAATAAAACCAAGTCCATGACAATTTTTACATGCACCAATTGGAGAATTAAATGAAAATAATCTTGGTTCAAGTTCCGGAAATGATTTAACGCAATCAATACAAATTCTCATCGAAGAATAATGTTCAATTTTATTATCTTGGGTTATAACCGAACATAAACCATTATTTATATTAAACGCTTTTTCTATCGCTTCTTGTAATCGCTGAGCCTCTTGATCCACTACCGATAAATTGTCAACCAAAATACTAATACTGTGCTGATATTGTTTATGTAATTTAATATTATCTATTTCAATTAAATTTCTAAATCTGTAAATTTTACCATCAATTAAAAAACGATAAAAACCAAGATCAAAATATTTTTTTAAATCTTTAGTAAATTCACCCTTTTTTTCTACGGCAACCGGAGCCGCAATTGTAATATTTTGATTTAAAAATTTTGTTAATAAAAGTTTTGTAATTTTTTCAGGGGACTCTGCTTTTATAGCCTTTCCACACTCGGAACAATGTGGCTGACCGATTCGAGCAAATAAAACTCTAAAATAATCATAAATTTCAGTAATTGTACCAACGGTAGATCTTGGATTGTATCCAACGGTTTTTTGATCTATGGCAATAGCCGGACAAAGGCCTTCAATACTTTCAACATCCGGTCGTTTGGACACACCCAAAAATTGTCTGGCATAAGAAGAAAGTGATTCAACATATCGTCTTTTACCTTCTGCATAAATGGTATCAAGCGCAAGCGAACTTTTACCCGATCCGGAAGGTCCGGTGATAACAACAAACTTATTCTTGGGAATAGAAACATTTATAGATTTTAAGTTGTGCTCTTTTGCACCAAAAATTAATATTTTTTCGTTATTCATAAATAAAAGCCAAAAAGCCCCCAATAAATTTATTTGTCGTTTAAACCTGTATTTAAATATTACCAAAAATATATAACTTTTAAAAATGCTCTACTTGAAAAATTCATTTCACTTTTCTATAATTTTTCTGGGTATAAATTTTTTTTATTTTTTTATGGGAGG
The sequence above is drawn from the Candidatus Dependentiae bacterium genome and encodes:
- the uvrA gene encoding excinuclease ABC subunit UvrA — protein: MNNEKILIFGAKEHNLKSINVSIPKNKFVVITGPSGSGKSSLALDTIYAEGKRRYVESLSSYARQFLGVSKRPDVESIEGLCPAIAIDQKTVGYNPRSTVGTITEIYDYFRVLFARIGQPHCSECGKAIKAESPEKITKLLLTKFLNQNITIAAPVAVEKKGEFTKDLKKYFDLGFYRFLIDGKIYRFRNLIEIDNIKLHKQYQHSISILVDNLSVVDQEAQRLQEAIEKAFNINNGLCSVITQDNKIEHYSSMRICIDCVKSFPELEPRLFSFNSPIGACKNCHGLGFIQEWPWQEGDDEHWKTKYPDYFGKYAKELKCTFCNGKRLNDEALSVFIDNKNIYDLTLLSIKDGLDFFSKLNLHEDQAEIAAPLLKEIISRLKFLNDVGLSYLTLGRTARTLSGGEGQRIRLATQIGSSLSGVIYILDEPSIGLHQRDNDKLIETLKKLRDQGNTVLVVEHDMDTIQSADYLIDMGPQAGILGGFVTAFGTPKEVSINKNSLTGAYISGIRKINVPKNRREPKDFLKLKNVTANNLKNINVDIPLRVFAAVSGVSGSGKSSLVIHSLASALRNFFTNGWAVNPYIEELTGVENLSNMVMVDQSPIGRTPRSNPATYLGIFDEIRDIFANLPESNARGYKVGRFSFNVKEGRCFECDGDGILKIPMHFLEDVVVICKSCKGQRYNQQTLEIKFKNKNIAQILDMSVLEALEFFKTFPRIYKRLDLLQQVGLDYIKLGQSSTTLSGGEAQRIKLVNELSKRGTNTLYILDEPTTGLHSCDVEKLLLVLNKLVDRGNTVLVIEHNLDVLKSVDYLIDIGPEGGADGGKVVAFGTPEEVVESQNGYTAKYLKDYL